CTGCTCCGCGTCACGTGCCTGCCGGAGAAACGGCGGCTGTGTTAATTTCCTCTGATTTTGATCAGGATGCAAATCCTGATATAGCGGTAGCCAATTTTGGTTCGGCGACCGTAGCTGTGTTGATGGGCAACGGTCGCGGAGGGTTTGCGCTGGCAGTGCACTACGGTGCCGAGGCAGCAACCCGGTCTGTCGTGGCTGCCGATTTCAACCACGATGGGAGACCGGACTTGGCCATTGCAAATCGTGATTCTGATACGGTTTCCATTCTCATCAATGCAGCAATTCAGTAGTTTCTAGGGGGATAACACTGTGCAGATAGACACCACGAAAGATGCAAATGAATTGCCAATATCGCAGACTCGTGTTTTCCTCTGCACCTTCTGCGTGTTTTGGTGAATTCTCTTTTCAGGAAAGGGGAGCGAGATGAAAAAGGAGAAAGTCAAAGTCACTCGACGTGAGTTTGTGAAAAGCGCGGCAGCTGGTAGTGCGCTACTGATGGCCAACAATCCGAATGCTATCATCGCAACTCCGACGGCTGCTGATATTGAGAAAATTGAGCAACAACGAGGTAAGCAGTTCATTGCTGATTCGCAGACGCATATTTTTTGGCGCAAGGAGGGACATGTCAAAACGAGTGAACGCGGCTGGTGGTTTCTCAATCAACTGGACACGTTCTATAAAGGTGCGTATGGGCCACAGGCCAACGTCAGGGAACTGACTCAAGCGCGCTTCCTGGACTTTGTGTTTCGGCAGAGTGAAACAAGTGTCGCGTTCTTGAATGTGCTAGCGCTGAAAGGGTTCTATGGTGGCAAGCACATGCTTACGCCGGAAGAGGCCGTCGAGGTTCGCTCGATGATGCCCGATCGCGTCATCGTACTCGGTAGCGTTGATCCGGGCGAAGGCAAGCGGGCGCTCGATGATCTAGAGCATCAGGTCAAGAATCTGAAAATCACCGGCCTCAAACTCTATCCGGGGGATTACAACAATCGGGGCTGGTATGCTGATGACGAAAAAGTGGCCTATCCGCTCTGGGAAAAATGTCGCCAGCTCGGCGTCAAGTACGTGGCCATCCACAAGGGACTGCCGTTCTCTATTTTTAACGCCAAGTATTGTCATCCCGAGGACGTTGATCAGGTGCTCGATGATTTCCCCGATATCAATTTCGTCCTCTATCACTCGGCTTATCCCTATATTGATGAATTG
This genomic stretch from Blastocatellia bacterium harbors:
- a CDS encoding amidohydrolase family protein — protein: MKKEKVKVTRREFVKSAAAGSALLMANNPNAIIATPTAADIEKIEQQRGKQFIADSQTHIFWRKEGHVKTSERGWWFLNQLDTFYKGAYGPQANVRELTQARFLDFVFRQSETSVAFLNVLALKGFYGGKHMLTPEEAVEVRSMMPDRVIVLGSVDPGEGKRALDDLEHQVKNLKITGLKLYPGDYNNRGWYADDEKVAYPLWEKCRQLGVKYVAIHKGLPFSIFNAKYCHPEDVDQVLDDFPDINFVLYHSAYPYIDELTMMAFRLTGRRKNLYVDLGGLFAILMKAPYELGHTLGKLLKYLGPDHILWGSDAPITGSPQPFIDFFRAYRIPEELCERYGYPQITDEDKRKILGENIARLFNINIEERMQKIASDIVAQSRELVTE